The Romeriopsis navalis LEGE 11480 nucleotide sequence AAATTCGGCGGAATCATAATTTATAACGACTTATAAGGAACTCTGTATGCTCGACCGCCTGCATTATAGGTATCGGTTTAAACGAACAAATTAGTGATTTCACGGATAATCGCAGTCGGCTTTTCGAGATGTACATTATGTCCAGTCTGTGGAATGACGGCACTAGTTCCCCTCGGAGTGGCTAATCGCATTGCCGTTTGTAGCGCCACAAATTTGCGATCGAATTCTCCGGTAATGTAATGCAAGTGCGACTCACAGTTGGATAGCGCCGGCCATAAACTCGGCTGACCACCGGTCCCCATTTGCTGCAAAGACTTGGCCAAAAACCGGGGTTGATTCTGCAAACGTCGCTGCAACATTGTCACGAAACTGGGATGTTGCTTGAGCGATTCAAATAGTGGTTGTGCATACCAATGGTGAAGGAAATGAGACAAGTCGACTTGAGTCATCTTGTTTAGTTGAGCCCCGAGCACCTGATCATGTTGCTGGCGAGCGTCTCGATCGGCCCTGTCACGCAAACCCGGCGACGCTGATTCCAGCATCGTCTTCGTAAAGTAATCGGGATAGTGCAATGCCAGATATAGCCCTAGCCGTCCCCCCATCGAATAACCATAAAGATAGTTATTGCGGCGATTGAGCACATCTAATAATTCAATGACCAACCGAGCCGCTTGCGGCATCGAGTATAGCGACTCATCCTCGAACAAACTGCCACCGTGCCCTGGCAAAT carries:
- the menH gene encoding 2-succinyl-6-hydroxy-2,4-cyclohexadiene-1-carboxylate synthase; translated protein: MVQLSYRWVGDRAQPTIVFLHGFLGNGQDFHAIATQLRDRYACLLVDLPGHGGSLFEDESLYSMPQAARLVIELLDVLNRRNNYLYGYSMGGRLGLYLALHYPDYFTKTMLESASPGLRDRADRDARQQHDQVLGAQLNKMTQVDLSHFLHHWYAQPLFESLKQHPSFVTMLQRRLQNQPRFLAKSLQQMGTGGQPSLWPALSNCESHLHYITGEFDRKFVALQTAMRLATPRGTSAVIPQTGHNVHLEKPTAIIREITNLFV